In Bacteroidales bacterium, the following proteins share a genomic window:
- a CDS encoding OmpA family protein translates to MFLLTLLYHFGKAQDFQVTEANSDCISPIILTDTIYGPTNAPAGYGATNEFNDVLGNSYSFEKEHHSVWFKIISPVNGKLTFDIIPVCIKDDYDFLVYKYSGNETNFCDNIKKKNLKPVRSVISRNDKSIASVTGMKMNAPNDYIHSGPGESFCKFIETKQNEIYYLVLDNVYENGCGFTLKLHYKANPTPEKSLNITLLDSLSHEMINGNIEIIDSLKNNTATSKTNLENPGSYFMKVEKSHIYEITARAKGYFSKTIIYKPIDNSGVENIKISLQKIEKGSKIVLENIYFYGNQDIFLPGSKPSLNGLLKMMKDNPNLKIEVRGHVNWPYNYGEQNDNGWNLTLSTMRAKAVCKYLSDNGVAENRLTFKGFGNTQMAYPYARTEIEMQKNRRVEIVVVSNDE, encoded by the coding sequence TTGTTTTTGCTTACCCTTTTGTATCATTTTGGTAAAGCGCAGGATTTCCAAGTTACAGAAGCAAATTCCGATTGCATTTCACCTATAATCTTAACAGATACCATTTATGGTCCAACCAATGCCCCTGCAGGTTATGGCGCAACCAATGAATTTAATGATGTACTCGGAAATTCATATAGTTTCGAAAAAGAACATCATAGTGTTTGGTTTAAAATTATTTCTCCTGTTAACGGAAAACTTACGTTTGACATTATCCCGGTATGTATAAAAGATGATTATGATTTCCTGGTTTATAAATATTCAGGAAATGAAACAAATTTTTGTGATAATATTAAAAAGAAAAACCTGAAACCTGTTCGCAGTGTTATTTCCCGAAATGATAAAAGTATTGCCAGTGTTACAGGAATGAAAATGAATGCACCGAATGATTACATACACTCAGGACCCGGAGAGTCGTTTTGCAAATTTATAGAAACAAAACAAAACGAAATTTATTACCTGGTACTTGATAATGTTTATGAAAATGGTTGCGGGTTTACGCTTAAGCTGCACTATAAAGCAAATCCTACACCTGAAAAATCATTAAATATAACGCTGCTCGATAGCTTAAGCCATGAAATGATAAACGGAAATATTGAAATCATCGATTCATTAAAAAATAATACTGCCACTTCAAAAACCAATCTTGAAAACCCCGGCAGTTATTTTATGAAAGTTGAAAAATCGCATATCTACGAAATAACAGCAAGAGCAAAAGGATATTTTTCAAAAACAATAATATATAAACCCATTGATAACAGCGGTGTTGAAAATATAAAAATCAGTCTTCAGAAAATTGAAAAAGGAAGTAAAATAGTTTTAGAAAATATTTATTTTTACGGGAACCAGGATATTTTTCTTCCAGGTTCAAAACCCTCGTTAAATGGGCTTCTTAAGATGATGAAAGATAATCCTAATTTAAAAATTGAAGTACGTGGTCATGTAAACTGGCCCTACAATTATGGAGAACAAAATGATAATGGTTGGAACCTCACACTATCAACCATGAGAGCAAAGGCTGTATGCAAATATCTTTCTGATAATGGTGTTGCTGAAAACAGGCTTACATTCAAAGGTTTTGGAAATACGCAAATGGCTTACCCTTATGCCAGAACAGAAATTGAAATGCAAAAAAACAGGAGGGTCGAAATTGTAGTCGTTTCCAATGATGAATAA
- a CDS encoding M1 family aminopeptidase codes for MKRIFFTPIILTLFISIFLLCSFKNNPSVNKKIKTGLISDTLDVLNYSIHLDIIYLSKKSIKGYTELTVTPKTNNVNSISLYLLKLNIDSITVNNTIIPSFGYNDTLLRFSLLSPININDTISLKVYYNGKPVTDPSNWGGFYFSADSNYAYNLGVAFQDVPHNYGRVWFPCIDDFIDRATYDYYIRTKNTKTAVCGGTLMNETDNGDGTKTFYWRMHNEIPTYLASVAVGPYVPIKYTFNSLNGNIPVKIYVNPTDSNKTKSSFVNLLNILSVYENNFGPYMWERVGYVAVPFNNGAMEHAANIAYPAAAIDGTLANEELYAHELSHHWFGDLVTCATAEDMWINEGWATYCEAIYVGGLNGYDSYMAKIKSNHYYSLNNSHIDDGGYYAIYGIPASITYGSTVYKNGGDIIHTLRYYLGDSLFFSTVKSWLVDYKYKHISTDELRDYITAKTGINVSDFFEGWIKTPGFPHFSIDSVKYTGTGNDYKVYVRQKFHHRNSFVNSNKIEITFMNDSWQSYAENIEFSGEYGNKIFHLPFVPTTAMIDLNEKVSDATTDYYKVLKTSGTSNFPNSFFSLIINNISDSAFFHVEHNWVAPDALKNPSSTIFRISDKRYWKIDGIIPQGFDAQGRFTYNRYSNGLDNSLLPTAASADSLVLLYRENTKDDWRIVNFIKAGTSAGNLTTNNLMKGEYTFGVGLPSQSGITEDNKKIISLDVFPNPSDDIFNINYKTEEFSLIKIYDSLNKLVYSKELNQKQGQLTWTPGKIKKGVYYIYLYTDGKPVVSKKIIYTK; via the coding sequence ATGAAACGCATATTTTTTACACCAATAATTTTGACACTTTTCATTAGCATTTTCCTGCTATGTTCTTTTAAAAATAATCCGTCTGTAAATAAAAAAATAAAAACGGGATTAATAAGTGATACTCTTGATGTTCTTAATTATTCCATTCATCTTGATATCATTTATCTTTCAAAAAAATCAATAAAAGGATATACCGAACTTACTGTAACCCCGAAAACAAATAATGTAAATTCAATATCGCTTTATTTGCTGAAATTAAATATCGATTCAATTACAGTAAACAATACAATAATACCTTCATTTGGTTACAATGATACTCTGTTACGATTTTCTCTTCTTTCGCCGATTAACATTAACGATACAATTTCATTAAAAGTATATTATAATGGAAAACCTGTAACTGACCCTTCAAATTGGGGAGGGTTTTATTTCAGCGCCGACAGTAATTATGCCTATAACTTAGGAGTAGCTTTCCAGGATGTTCCGCACAATTACGGAAGAGTATGGTTTCCATGTATTGATGATTTTATTGACCGCGCTACATATGATTATTATATTAGAACAAAAAATACCAAAACAGCTGTATGCGGTGGAACTCTTATGAATGAAACCGACAACGGCGACGGAACAAAAACATTTTACTGGCGAATGCATAATGAAATTCCTACTTACCTTGCTTCAGTTGCCGTTGGACCTTATGTTCCCATAAAATATACTTTCAATAGTTTAAATGGAAATATCCCTGTAAAAATTTATGTGAATCCAACAGATTCTAATAAAACTAAAAGTTCTTTCGTTAATTTATTAAATATCCTTTCTGTTTACGAAAATAATTTTGGCCCGTACATGTGGGAACGTGTGGGTTATGTTGCTGTTCCATTTAACAACGGCGCAATGGAACATGCCGCAAATATTGCATACCCGGCAGCCGCAATTGATGGGACTTTAGCTAATGAAGAATTATATGCTCACGAGCTTTCTCATCATTGGTTTGGCGATTTGGTTACATGCGCTACCGCTGAAGATATGTGGATTAACGAAGGATGGGCAACTTACTGCGAAGCTATTTACGTTGGAGGATTGAACGGATACGATTCCTATATGGCAAAAATAAAATCGAATCATTATTATTCACTGAACAACAGTCATATTGACGATGGCGGATATTATGCCATTTACGGCATTCCTGCAAGTATTACTTATGGCAGTACGGTTTATAAAAATGGTGGTGATATAATTCACACATTAAGATATTACCTGGGCGATTCACTTTTTTTCAGTACAGTAAAATCATGGCTTGTAGATTACAAATACAAACATATTTCAACTGATGAATTACGTGATTATATTACTGCAAAAACCGGAATTAATGTAAGCGATTTTTTTGAAGGCTGGATAAAAACTCCCGGGTTCCCTCATTTCTCAATAGATTCCGTTAAATATACCGGAACAGGAAATGATTATAAAGTTTATGTGCGGCAAAAATTTCATCACCGAAATTCTTTTGTAAATTCAAATAAAATTGAGATTACTTTTATGAATGATTCATGGCAAAGCTACGCTGAGAATATTGAATTTTCGGGAGAATATGGTAACAAAATATTTCATCTGCCTTTTGTTCCCACAACAGCTATGATTGATCTTAACGAAAAAGTAAGCGATGCAACAACTGATTATTATAAAGTTTTAAAAACTTCGGGAACATCAAATTTTCCGAATTCGTTCTTTTCGCTTATAATAAATAATATAAGTGATTCTGCTTTTTTCCACGTTGAGCATAATTGGGTTGCTCCCGATGCATTAAAAAATCCTTCATCAACTATTTTCCGTATTTCTGATAAACGGTATTGGAAAATTGATGGAATTATTCCACAGGGCTTTGATGCACAGGGAAGATTTACATACAACCGATATTCAAATGGGTTGGACAATAGTCTGCTTCCAACTGCTGCATCGGCCGATTCATTAGTCTTGCTATACAGAGAAAACACAAAAGACGACTGGCGTATTGTGAATTTTATAAAAGCCGGTACATCTGCCGGTAATCTTACAACTAATAATTTAATGAAAGGCGAATATACTTTTGGCGTAGGATTGCCAAGTCAATCGGGCATTACAGAAGATAATAAAAAAATTATTTCACTTGATGTATTCCCTAATCCTTCGGACGATATATTTAATATAAATTATAAAACCGAAGAATTTTCTTTAATCAAAATATACGATTCGTTAAATAAGCTCGTTTATTCTAAAGAATTAAATCAAAAGCAAGGGCAGCTTACTTGGACTCCGGGAAAAATAAAAAAAGGTGTTTACTATATTTATCTCTATACTGATGGAAAACCTGTTGTTTCCAAGAAAATCATATATACAAAATAA